Proteins from a single region of Aureibacter tunicatorum:
- a CDS encoding NAD(P)/FAD-dependent oxidoreductase → MIDFYDVIILGGGVAGSSCGMALSRLGIRNVLILDAGKDDSFKIGESIPPVANQLLKYLGVYSDFLNQGHLPCFGSCSYWGNELRGYNDTVLSPAGNGWHLDRGKFDAFLLEKASDSGVKVIYKANFVSSEILDNGYSLRYKKGDQLHQVFAKVVVDATGKKSVWAKSQGAKQIQDKPLYCLSKRFKLSEEDKASNLTEIEAVEDGWWYGAKLPDNEFLAAFYTTKELIRLKGLQDECKWSEGLRKTKRIKNSILNALPVDSVPQGWIAPSFKLDRISDRNWLAIGDAASSYDPITSRGIFKAIDDAIFSAELIARKASGQEDALEEMNKYVNMNYARYIDERFMYYSLEKRWESSDFWMGINSQEVFS, encoded by the coding sequence ATGATTGATTTTTATGATGTGATTATCCTCGGCGGAGGCGTGGCAGGGAGTAGTTGTGGTATGGCATTGTCGCGTTTGGGGATTCGGAATGTGTTGATATTGGATGCTGGAAAAGATGATAGTTTTAAAATTGGAGAAAGCATCCCTCCTGTCGCAAATCAGCTGTTAAAGTATTTAGGGGTGTATTCCGATTTTTTGAATCAGGGTCATTTGCCATGTTTTGGCTCATGTTCTTATTGGGGAAATGAATTAAGAGGTTATAATGATACTGTTCTCAGTCCAGCAGGGAATGGATGGCATCTTGATCGCGGCAAGTTTGACGCTTTTTTATTGGAAAAGGCATCTGATTCAGGAGTGAAAGTAATCTACAAAGCTAATTTCGTGAGTTCAGAGATCCTTGATAATGGGTATTCTCTCAGGTATAAAAAAGGAGATCAATTGCATCAAGTTTTCGCAAAGGTGGTAGTGGATGCGACAGGGAAAAAAAGCGTGTGGGCAAAATCACAGGGAGCTAAACAAATTCAAGACAAGCCTTTGTATTGTTTAAGCAAGAGATTCAAGTTGAGCGAAGAAGATAAAGCGTCTAATTTGACGGAAATTGAAGCTGTGGAGGATGGTTGGTGGTACGGAGCGAAATTGCCAGATAATGAGTTTTTGGCGGCGTTTTACACGACTAAGGAACTTATAAGGCTGAAGGGATTACAGGATGAATGCAAATGGAGTGAAGGCTTGAGAAAGACGAAACGAATCAAAAATTCTATTTTAAATGCGCTTCCTGTAGATTCTGTTCCTCAAGGATGGATAGCTCCATCATTTAAATTGGATAGAATTAGCGATCGGAATTGGCTTGCTATTGGCGATGCGGCTTCTTCTTATGATCCGATTACTTCTAGGGGTATTTTCAAAGCGATTGACGATGCGATTTTTTCGGCTGAGCTTATTGCAAGAAAAGCAAGTGGCCAAGAAGATGCTTTAGAAGAAATGAATAAATATGTAAATATGAATTATGCTAGATATATCGATGAGCGGTTCATGTATTATTCTCTTGAGAAGAGATGGGAGTCGAGCGATTTTTGGATGGGGATCAATAGTCAAGAGGTATTCAGTTGA
- a CDS encoding LodA/GoxA family CTQ-dependent oxidase, translated as MSNNDIFRIHPAIGIARVGNSEEFYLGPETMAGMPAENSGDPSGGLPIKPETEDQTITSDDLRDNEGRLKRQAARFKIFAYDEAEVGSYPAKESREIKVGDTVTIGGVSRKVSSILWQVHLANKKANSWIEPHQGIEAYEPQDCSDRSPDIRNPKFDGTIPTEDLGDNLCCGSLDSLQSSDRLEKLVIDAGPHVVMASEQAISDSYLTKANFDNSSQNNFIENINFYCGDEGKIPAPVPVEYPKQFPNYQGANPPEHERIDSIGEMQTDKDGRLLVIGAYGKASGFNNDGTYNPDAPLNADVNNDNWFDDTADGPVEAVLIFEDGTAQKVQGSAWVITSDPAYAPQIPNIVNLWEDMYNTWVENFQLEPNLYNTKFGNTANDRINAEFVLGENYNPEYKPDFSQQIKPLLNGVNLQHWATNLLSTGVGQHKAVSELPMENPNWVGLMSFIRNPNLNNNSMPQDGTRMPLSLGDSEQDFLAISRTQYFFVYQWLIAGKVSDGMVLSSGEELDRNVLGNCLGGRFSPGIEMTFIVRDTNLYLDWNEAANQVGGPFRINQDQIDYKNLPSQGAVLGVGYMPLRDFKVQPGDICKFMSIPWHTDYNSCATHTPSPNAIGTNLTYWSWPAQRPVAVYNYEDVVCHEGLKFQRFSVRGDGTNAYFDPKTGEIQPYDQETVSARVGRFQDRRTFVGKSAETDKFNNWTKIGTIIQGSSIDQSEEDKGKVSDELLHTSYLEVASLFEEDGSNKVVPGPVPENHAVAPPEAMCPHASKWMNKEKK; from the coding sequence ATGTCAAATAACGATATATTTAGAATACATCCTGCGATAGGAATCGCTAGGGTGGGGAATAGCGAAGAGTTTTATCTAGGGCCTGAAACAATGGCGGGGATGCCTGCTGAAAATTCAGGTGATCCATCAGGTGGCTTGCCAATCAAGCCGGAAACAGAAGACCAAACGATAACGAGCGACGACCTTAGAGATAATGAAGGACGATTGAAAAGGCAGGCGGCAAGGTTTAAGATCTTTGCTTATGATGAAGCTGAGGTGGGAAGCTACCCTGCTAAAGAAAGCAGAGAAATAAAGGTTGGCGATACAGTGACAATAGGCGGAGTGTCTCGAAAAGTGTCAAGCATACTTTGGCAAGTGCATTTGGCTAATAAAAAAGCCAACAGTTGGATAGAGCCTCATCAAGGAATTGAAGCATACGAACCTCAGGATTGCTCGGATAGATCGCCAGATATTAGAAATCCTAAGTTCGACGGGACAATTCCAACGGAGGATTTAGGCGATAATCTTTGTTGCGGTTCGTTGGATTCGTTGCAATCATCGGATAGGCTTGAAAAATTAGTTATAGATGCCGGACCTCATGTTGTGATGGCTTCTGAGCAGGCGATTTCCGATTCGTATTTGACTAAAGCAAATTTCGACAATAGTTCTCAGAACAACTTTATCGAGAATATTAATTTTTATTGTGGTGACGAGGGTAAAATTCCAGCTCCTGTGCCTGTGGAGTATCCTAAGCAATTTCCAAATTATCAAGGAGCGAACCCGCCAGAACATGAGAGAATAGATTCTATTGGAGAGATGCAGACTGATAAAGACGGGAGACTGTTGGTGATCGGTGCTTACGGCAAGGCTTCAGGTTTCAATAATGACGGAACTTACAACCCTGATGCTCCATTGAACGCGGATGTTAACAATGATAATTGGTTTGATGATACCGCGGATGGACCTGTTGAGGCGGTGTTGATATTTGAAGATGGAACAGCCCAAAAAGTCCAAGGAAGCGCATGGGTGATTACTTCTGATCCAGCATATGCTCCGCAGATTCCGAATATTGTTAATCTTTGGGAGGATATGTATAACACATGGGTGGAGAACTTTCAATTGGAGCCGAACTTATATAATACTAAGTTTGGAAATACCGCTAACGATAGAATTAATGCGGAATTCGTGTTAGGTGAAAATTATAATCCGGAATACAAGCCTGATTTTTCCCAACAAATCAAACCCCTTCTCAATGGTGTGAATTTGCAGCATTGGGCTACGAATTTATTGTCGACCGGTGTAGGACAACATAAAGCCGTTTCAGAGCTTCCCATGGAGAACCCAAACTGGGTCGGTTTGATGTCGTTTATTAGAAATCCAAATTTGAACAATAATAGTATGCCTCAGGATGGCACAAGAATGCCTTTGTCCTTGGGAGATTCAGAGCAAGATTTTCTGGCAATTTCGCGCACGCAATATTTCTTTGTTTATCAATGGCTTATTGCCGGCAAGGTTAGCGATGGTATGGTGCTTAGCTCTGGAGAAGAGCTGGATAGGAATGTTCTTGGCAATTGTCTCGGAGGTAGATTTAGCCCTGGGATTGAAATGACTTTCATCGTAAGGGATACGAACCTTTATTTGGATTGGAATGAAGCAGCAAATCAAGTTGGCGGACCTTTTAGAATCAATCAGGATCAAATCGATTATAAGAATTTGCCTTCTCAAGGAGCTGTATTGGGAGTAGGTTATATGCCATTGAGAGATTTTAAAGTTCAGCCCGGTGACATCTGCAAGTTTATGTCGATTCCATGGCATACTGACTATAATTCTTGCGCTACGCACACGCCTAGTCCGAATGCGATAGGAACGAATTTGACATATTGGTCTTGGCCGGCTCAACGACCAGTGGCTGTGTATAATTATGAAGATGTGGTTTGTCATGAAGGATTGAAGTTTCAAAGATTTTCGGTAAGAGGCGATGGAACGAATGCATACTTTGATCCAAAGACTGGAGAAATTCAACCTTACGATCAGGAAACGGTAAGCGCGAGAGTAGGCAGGTTTCAAGACAGAAGGACATTTGTAGGGAAGAGCGCTGAAACGGACAAGTTTAATAATTGGACGAAAATTGGAACCATAATTCAAGGCTCGTCGATTGATCAGTCGGAAGAAGATAAAGGAAAAGTTTCAGATGAACTTTTGCATACTTCATACTTGGAGGTTGCGAGCTTATTTGAAGAAGATGGAAGCAATAAGGTTGTTCCGGGACCAGTGCCTGAAAACCATGCGGTGGCTCCTCCAGAAGCTATGTGCCCGCATGCGTCCAAATGGATGAATAAGGAAAAGAAATAG
- a CDS encoding XRE family transcriptional regulator, producing MAVKSDRLSNIGKIIKETRTEKKMSLQDVATKSSITSSLLSKIENFKTVPSIPVLFHIAEALEVDMSELVKNVNAKEFSFIHIKKDELQGYDKEDSKGLMFYDLMTYPFKHVNMRANIVKVSPNTNHEPFTANGMELIFNLSGKLTYRMGENEIYINEGDTLFFDGNTPHSLQNFDTLKDALLFKVSFMNPNS from the coding sequence ATGGCAGTTAAAAGTGATCGCTTAAGCAATATTGGCAAAATCATCAAAGAAACACGTACTGAAAAGAAAATGAGTTTGCAAGATGTTGCAACCAAAAGCAGTATCACTTCCAGTCTTCTTTCGAAAATAGAAAACTTCAAAACAGTGCCTTCGATCCCTGTATTATTTCATATCGCCGAGGCTCTCGAAGTTGACATGTCGGAACTAGTAAAAAATGTCAATGCTAAAGAATTCTCTTTTATTCATATCAAAAAGGATGAACTACAAGGCTACGACAAGGAAGACTCAAAAGGATTAATGTTTTATGACTTGATGACTTATCCGTTCAAGCATGTCAATATGAGAGCGAATATTGTCAAAGTATCACCCAATACTAACCATGAACCTTTTACTGCAAACGGCATGGAACTAATATTCAACTTATCTGGCAAATTAACTTACCGCATGGGTGAAAACGAAATCTACATCAATGAAGGCGATACATTGTTCTTTGACGGAAATACACCTCACTCTTTGCAAAACTTTGATACCCTAAAGGACGCTCTGCTATTTAAAGTTTCTTTTATGAACCCAAACTCTTGA
- a CDS encoding glycoside hydrolase family 18 protein: MKRNLIYIMMALFIMTGMLYSCKDDSDVTEITDPSDPNNPENPDDPSDGNDPLDPANPNPPSTIGGKQVIGYITQWDAWKTSEHGLPDQGVCNQLNLDFSKYTILNYSFFGVAKDGSIHSGDYRNKDIWMQGVEQDPNHLLRNVYDSWDYWLLYGDLDLVHEISEWNQDKLNGEYENYNGGWKHIPTGLTGEFPIPLHKTGSAKGLFELSKENNTKLMASIGGWSMCKHFPEMAADPAKRKRFIEDCKILIRMGFDGIDLDWEYPGPFAGMNFTGSQSDFVNFEKLVEELRAELGENRLITSCFSTVPQKLQGFNWGKLNGLMDFYNIMSYDMHGGWSTKAGHNSPLYPYDGEEEGTLSWETTRQALTNSGIQMSKVNMGMPFYGRAVVTQGNAALHTPLVKRSMTIQPDGAIESAADYDNFGQFDGTPFFSYIDKNTAGWTRHWDDQAKVPYKTNGNYFISYDDQESIRLKAEYIKDNNLAGAIVWQVYGDVNYGSVSSVYGGKLRQTSNNQSPLIDTVVDTFQ; encoded by the coding sequence ATGAAAAGGAATTTGATCTATATCATGATGGCTTTGTTCATCATGACAGGCATGCTATATTCATGCAAAGATGATAGCGATGTTACGGAAATCACCGATCCATCAGACCCTAATAATCCTGAAAACCCTGACGACCCCTCGGATGGAAATGATCCATTGGATCCTGCAAATCCTAACCCGCCTTCTACTATAGGCGGGAAACAAGTAATAGGATACATTACACAATGGGATGCTTGGAAAACCTCCGAGCACGGACTTCCTGACCAAGGTGTCTGCAACCAATTAAATTTGGACTTCTCTAAATATACTATTCTTAATTATTCATTCTTTGGCGTTGCCAAAGATGGCTCCATCCATTCCGGCGATTATAGGAACAAAGACATTTGGATGCAAGGAGTGGAACAAGATCCAAATCATCTGTTAAGAAATGTTTATGATAGTTGGGATTATTGGTTGCTATATGGAGATCTGGATCTTGTCCATGAAATTTCCGAATGGAATCAAGACAAATTGAACGGAGAATACGAAAACTACAATGGAGGCTGGAAGCATATTCCTACAGGCCTCACAGGCGAATTTCCTATCCCATTGCATAAAACCGGAAGCGCCAAAGGCCTCTTTGAGCTTTCAAAAGAAAATAACACAAAACTAATGGCATCAATAGGTGGGTGGAGCATGTGCAAGCATTTTCCTGAAATGGCAGCCGATCCTGCTAAAAGAAAACGATTTATCGAAGATTGCAAAATATTAATAAGAATGGGCTTCGATGGCATCGACCTTGATTGGGAGTACCCTGGCCCATTCGCCGGCATGAACTTCACAGGCTCTCAATCGGATTTCGTCAATTTCGAAAAACTTGTGGAAGAGCTTAGGGCGGAATTAGGGGAAAACAGACTGATCACCTCTTGCTTCAGCACTGTTCCTCAAAAACTTCAAGGATTCAATTGGGGAAAACTCAATGGACTTATGGATTTCTACAATATCATGTCATATGATATGCATGGAGGCTGGTCAACCAAGGCTGGGCACAATTCACCGCTTTATCCTTATGACGGAGAAGAGGAAGGTACTTTATCATGGGAAACTACAAGACAAGCATTGACCAATTCAGGCATTCAAATGTCGAAAGTAAATATGGGCATGCCGTTTTACGGAAGAGCTGTTGTTACCCAAGGAAATGCCGCATTGCACACTCCTTTGGTGAAAAGAAGCATGACTATACAACCAGACGGGGCAATTGAATCAGCAGCTGATTATGATAATTTCGGGCAGTTTGACGGCACTCCTTTCTTCTCCTATATTGACAAAAACACCGCTGGATGGACTAGGCATTGGGACGATCAAGCTAAAGTTCCTTACAAAACCAATGGAAACTACTTCATCAGCTACGATGATCAAGAGTCCATCAGATTAAAAGCTGAATATATCAAAGACAATAATTTGGCTGGTGCCATCGTATGGCAAGTATATGGTGATGTGAATTATGGATCGGTTAGTTCAGTCTATGGCGGAAAGCTAAGACAAACGTCCAATAACCAAAGTCCGCTGATCGATACTGTAGTTGACACATTTCAATAA
- a CDS encoding chitinase: MKFKNISLLVFLSLGVLMYSCSEDGENDIIENPNPGDPTDPDNPDNPDNPDPGDGELPNTTIGDLISKEEYEEFFPYRYGAEQSNNWEINPEKDFFVYEALIKAAAGLENIMLKIESRVITDTYSAQRITRIDKQTGEEKLLKEEDDFNAEWNQSKPIVTTEVDYANFLNQGTETQRSQELAAFLANISHETTGGWPTAPGGQYAWGLHFREEVGYENGGAISYRDETNKYYPPAPGQSYHGRGPIQLSWNYNYGQFSDFLYGDKNVLLDDPGKLTKDAIISFQSAIWFWMTPQFPKPSCHDVMVGNWEPSQEDLSAGRKPGFGMTINIINGGIECGHGTNDKIKSRNGFYERYTSIFGVPMGDDCDCGGMQSY; encoded by the coding sequence ATGAAATTTAAAAATATAAGCCTGCTGGTATTCCTCTCATTGGGAGTGCTCATGTACTCTTGCAGCGAGGATGGCGAAAACGATATCATCGAAAACCCGAACCCTGGAGATCCTACTGATCCGGATAACCCGGATAATCCTGACAACCCGGATCCAGGAGATGGCGAGTTGCCAAATACTACCATTGGCGACCTCATCAGCAAAGAAGAATACGAAGAGTTCTTTCCTTATCGATATGGAGCTGAACAATCCAATAATTGGGAAATCAATCCTGAAAAAGATTTCTTTGTCTATGAGGCATTGATAAAAGCGGCGGCCGGTCTGGAGAATATCATGCTAAAAATCGAAAGCAGGGTGATTACCGACACATATTCCGCTCAAAGAATAACCCGAATAGACAAGCAAACTGGCGAAGAAAAACTTCTCAAAGAGGAGGATGACTTTAATGCGGAATGGAACCAGAGCAAGCCTATAGTCACCACTGAGGTGGATTATGCCAACTTCCTCAATCAAGGCACTGAAACACAAAGAAGCCAGGAGTTGGCAGCCTTTCTAGCCAATATTTCTCATGAAACTACTGGAGGATGGCCTACCGCTCCTGGAGGTCAATATGCTTGGGGACTTCATTTCAGAGAAGAAGTTGGTTACGAAAATGGAGGAGCAATCAGCTATAGAGACGAAACTAATAAATACTATCCGCCTGCTCCTGGCCAGTCATATCATGGAAGAGGGCCTATCCAACTGAGCTGGAATTATAATTATGGCCAATTCAGCGACTTTCTATATGGCGACAAAAATGTGCTATTAGACGACCCCGGCAAATTAACCAAAGACGCGATCATTTCATTTCAATCAGCTATTTGGTTTTGGATGACGCCCCAGTTCCCCAAGCCTTCGTGTCATGATGTGATGGTGGGCAATTGGGAGCCAAGCCAAGAAGACCTGTCAGCAGGACGCAAGCCCGGCTTTGGCATGACGATCAATATTATCAACGGAGGTATAGAGTGCGGTCATGGCACCAATGATAAAATCAAAAGTCGCAATGGATTCTACGAAAGGTACACTAGCATCTTTGGAGTTCCTATGGGAGATGATTGCGATTGCGGAGGTATGCAATCCTATTAA